One genomic segment of Melitaea cinxia chromosome 19, ilMelCinx1.1, whole genome shotgun sequence includes these proteins:
- the LOC123663058 gene encoding piggyBac transposable element-derived protein 4-like, with the protein MAPGDPYEREQKRLLELFNEVETPESSEDPYADDGEYGSDKDYYPSGDESLSSDDAAGRRPQKHASNSSGESSSSSDSDDSEKTFCPSEDEQRNENISVTQNLHVSEATSSGIPLSSNDRLINQDDRPNSPDISDQLTSPISHAPRTSAEIPSVVEGWSDTVTDIPDFNFDNAASGIQVNIDNIENVMDFFHLVFPRNFVEYLVICTNNYGKSLCQTNKPHTRYSRKAVFRETNYEEMLKFLGLSLLKGHIKCPKQRNLFTLTKAMYYHPIFTYTMSGRRYEQLLRCLYASELEAKGQQKIIKFIDMLTINFRKIYSAGENLSLDESLLLFRGRLHFRQYIKSKKARYGIKFYELTTFDGYVLNILMYSGKETTNQNMDGDESKTEKLVLRLMRPYLLRGHHLFMDNYYNSVKLSQKLLDLNTHSTGTLRKSRKDNPKFITTKKLKKGEHVWARKNKVYVSNWKDKRPVLMVTTKVHPSIIEVSNRFGKSRLKPAEVDTYNRNMSGIDRCDQMVSYYSCPRKTIRWYKKVIFYMMDIVVWNAFFLYRKYKKNNSSLYSYINYREELIQEFIGLDKNLKGSDLIKTSSIHDNRRFRPTTTCTANIPDNDGSVIQGHWPEQMPARPGTTKKFAFLKCKFCTQKKIRKETSYRCKGCSDKPPLCPSCFEPYHASLLNPDDD; encoded by the coding sequence ATGGCGCCTGGAGATCCGTACGAAAGGGAACAAAAACGGTTGTTAGAATTGTTCAATGAAGTTGAAACTCCGGAATCTAGTGAAGATCCATATGCTGATGATGGGGAATACGGGTCCGACAAGGACTACTATCCTTCAGGCGACGAGTCGTTGAGTTCTGACGATGCTGCTGGACGCCGCCCACAAAAACACGCTAGTAACTCATCTGGTGAGTCTTCTTCGTCTAGTGATTCGGATGATAGTGAAAAAACATTTTGCCCTTCCGAGGACGAACAACGGAATGAGAATATTTCAGTTACCCAAAACCTTCATGTTTCGGAGGCGACGTCATCTGGCATTCCTTTATCGTCAAACGATCGGCTTATAAATCAAGATGATCGCCCCAATTCACCAGATATTTCTGATCAGCTTACTAGCCCAATCAGTCATGCTCCCAGGACATCTGCTGAGATACCTTCAGTAGTAGAAGGTTGGTCTGACACGGTGACCGATATacctgattttaattttgataacgcTGCTTCTGGTATTCAAGTAAACATTGATAACATAGAAAATGTTATGGACTTTTTTCATCTTGTTTTTCCACGGAATTTCGTTGAATATCTGGTAATATGTActaataattatggtaaatctTTGTGCCAAACTAACAAACCACATACAAGATATAGCCGCAAAGCTGTCTTTCGTGAAACCAATTATGAAGAAATGCTGAAATTTCTAGGACTTAGCCTTCTGAAAGGTCATATAAAATGTCCTAAACAAAGGAACCTTTTTACTTTAACCAAAGCAATGTATTATCATCCGATCTTTACCTACACTATGTCAGGGCGACGGTATGAACAATTATTACGCTGTCTATATGCATCGGAATTGGAGGCTAAAGGACAACAGAAGATTATAAAATTCATAGATATGTTGACTATTAACTTCAGAAAAATATATAGTGCAGGCGAGAATTTGTCATTAGATGAGTCCCTACTTCTATTTCGGGGTCGGCTACATTTTCGACAATATATAAAGTCAAAAAAAGCCCGATACGGAATTAAATTCTATGAACTTACTACGTTTGATGGCTATGTACTCAATATATTGATGTACTCTGGTAAGGAAACAACAAATCAGAATATGGATGGCGATGAATCTAAGACAGAAAAACTAGTATTAAGGTTGATGCGGCCATATTTGCTTCGTGGTCATCACTTATTCATGGACAACTATTATAACTCTGTAAAGTTGTCACAGAAATTGCTTGATTTGAACACTCATAGCACCGGCACCTTACGTAAGAGTCGTAAAGATAATCCTAAATTTATTAcgacaaaaaaattgaaaaaaggcgaGCATGTATGGGCTCGCAAAAACAAGGTATATGTTTCCAATTGGAAAGATAAACGCCCTGTCCTGATGGTTACAACTAAAGTTCATCCCTCGATTATAGAAGTTTCAAACAGATTTGGCAAATCCCGTTTAAAGCCTGCCGAAGTTGATACATATAACAGAAACATGTCTGGCATTGATCGTTGTGATCAGATGGTATCTTACTATTCTTGTCCCCGAAAAACCATCAGATGGTACaagaaagtaatattttacatgATGGACATTGTAGTGTGGAACGCCTTTTttctttatagaaaatataaaaaaaataattcaagctTGTACTCGTACATAAACTACCGAGAAGAACTGATACAGGAATTTATTGGGCTGGACAAAAATTTGAAGGGAAGCGACTTGATAAAGACGTCCAGTATTCACGATAACAGGCGATTCCGACCCACGACGACATGCACTGCTAATATACCCGATAATGATGGGAGTGTAATTCAAGGTCACTGGCCAGAACAAATGCCTGCACGACCTGGAACTACaaaaaaatttgcatttttGAAATGCaaattttgtacacaaaaaaaGATACGAAAGGAAACGAGTTATCGTTGTAAAGGCTGTTCTGATAAACCTCCTCTTTGCCCATCTTGCTTTGAACCATATCATGCAAGTTTACTAAATCCTGATgatgattaa